TACATAAATTTATGCTCTTATAAAAACCAAATGCATTTTTTACCTCTCTTGATCTTTCTTCATTCGTTAATTTAAATAATTTAGTAGTATTCTTATTCCTATATATAGAATCTAAAACCTTTATATTTTCTATTTTGCCAAGTTTTTTTGCAATAAGTTTTGATTGGTTAAATCCTCTTTTTCTTTCCCTTTTCTTATGTAATGGAACATACAGTATATAATCATAATTTATATTTTGAGTATCTAACTTTTCTTTCATTATCTTAGATATAATATTTGACATAAATGTTTTATCATTGTATTTAAATCCAAATACTATCTTTTTACTAGTTTCACTATATTCTATACATCCTATAGCTTTTTCAAAATAATACGTTTTATTTATACACGACGGGCATCCATTTAATAAGTCTTCAGGCTTTAATGTTTCTATAGTTTCATTTAATATAGTTTTTCCACATTTTATACATCCATCATTTATAAAATTTAGTTCATTGAAACAATCTTTACATAATGAGTATGTATTATTTTTACTAATAGATTTATTGCATATAATACACTTAATATTTTCAGGATATATTATATCTAAAATTTTATAAAAAATTGATTTAATTTTTTATTAACACCCCTTCTTTTTTTAATCT
The nucleotide sequence above comes from Paraclostridium bifermentans. Encoded proteins:
- a CDS encoding ComF family protein, with the translated sequence MSNIISKIMKEKLDTQNINYDYILYVPLHKKRERKRGFNQSKLIAKKLGKIENIKVLDSIYRNKNTTKLFKLTNEERSREVKNAFGFYKSINLCKDKNVLLIDDIFTTGSTVNEISKILKLKGVKKIYICTFLTRINCY